The Burkholderia mayonis DNA window GTGCACGCGCGAAGTCGGATGCTGGCCTATCCACCGGCGCGCCATACAGAAACACACGCACCTGCTGTTCCGGGAAGAATATCAGCCCCTGTTACGGCGCGTTCAATTTGAGGTCGAAGATGGGGTATTCATCTCTGTTAGCGCCGGTGTAAAAGCGCCGTTAAACGACGGCACAAGGTTGAGCGAAACAGTCAACGACAAAGGGGCCACGCCGGCCCCTTTGTTTTGAATGTCGCCGATCAGAACGGCGGGTCGTGCTCGGTGAGCGGCAGTTCACGTTGCCGACGATCGCCACGAAGGACACGCTGCATGTCGGGCAGATAGCGTGCGCAGATGAGTTCGCGCAAGTCGTCGAGCAGTTCGAACACGGCGAGCGCCTGCTCGGGCGTCCAGTCGTCGGGCACGACGAAGTTCAAGCCGCGCGTGAGGCCTGAGGGCAATGGCACGGCTGTCATGATGACTCGCCTCCTTTGGCCGATTTGCTCGGGCCACGCTGCCGGGCGCGCTTGTCGGCCCGCTCGCGGGCTTCCTTCAGGCGGTACGATTCGCCTTCGATCGAGATGACCTCGGCGAGATGCACAAGGCGATCGACGAGCGACACGACGCAGGCGGCGTTCGGGAACACTTCTGACCATTCTGCAAACGGTCGATTCGATGTCACGATGGTGCTGTTGTTCTGGTATCTCCGGCTGATCAACTCGAACAGCAGATCGGCGTGGCGATTCGAGTAGGAGAGATATCCGACCTCATCGATCACAAGGACGTCGGGCGCAGCATAGCGACGCAAGCGCCGGCGCAGCGTTGAATCGCTATCGAGCGCAGCCAGTTCGCCCAGCATATTGCCGGCGGTGGTGAACAGCACCGTGTGCCCATGCACGAGCGCCTGATGCGCGACGTTCTTCGCCAGCGTCGACTTGCCCACGCCGTTGGGGCCGATGAGCACGACGTTGGCGGCGTCCTTCATGAACCCGAGCGTCATCAGTTCTTCGATGGCACCGCGATCACACCGTGACGGCCAACCCCAGTCGAAGTCGCACAAGGCTTTGAAGCCGCCCAGATGTGATTCCTTGATGCGCCGCTCGAGCGAGCGACGGGCTCGCTCGTCTTCTTCCCACTGCACGAGCGGCGCGACCCACGGCTGCAGCGCAACCTCGGGCCAGTGGGCCAGCAGCCCGTGCAAACGCAATTCCTGCGCGCGTGTGCGCAATGATTCAAGCGAGCTCATCCGTGCCTCCGGCAAGTTGATCGTAGGTATCGAGCCGGTGGGGTTGGACCGGCGTGTCCTTCTGGCGTACGTGTGGCGGCAGACACACGGCAAGCGGTGGTGGCAGTTCAAGCGCTTCGCGGCGGCGCTCCAGCGCCAGGCGCACGGCGTTCGGGTGCGGCACGCCGCTTTGTAGCGCATCGCCGATCGCGGCCTGCAATTGCGCAGCGCCGTAGCGTTCGAGCAGCCGCAGCAGCGCCGCCGTGATGGTGCCCAGATTCGCATTGCGTTCAGCCGCGCGGCGCAGCAGATCCTGACTGGCGGGGGCAGCCTTGGCCAAGCGATCCATGCCGCGATGATGACGGGCCTCGCGTTTGACGCCGACCAGTGTCTCGATGTGAACGGGCTCTTCGATTTGCGCGCCGCGGTCGTAACTGCGAGCGTGGCGCGCAAGGATCTCGGCACCGTCCAGCACGCGTACCTGCTCGAGATCGGCCCGTACCGTGAGCGTGCGCCGCACGTGCGTGTGCGGGATCGAGTAGTCGTTCAGATCGAAGCGTACATAGGGCGTCTTGCCGACTTTGACGGCGAGCGTTTCCTCGACGGGATAGGGATTCTCCGGTAGCGCAAGCAGCGTAGGCTGCTCCTGGGCGAACGCCTGGCGCACACTGATCATGCGATCCTCCGGGCACGGGCGATCCGCCGCCTGCGTGCGGCACCAGTGTTCGGCTTGCGCATTCAGGTCATCCAGATCGGCGAACTGTCTGGCCGCGAAGAACGCGTCGCGGACGTGACGAATGGCGCGCTCCACGCGGCCCTTCTCGTTACCACGCGCGATGGCTACGGGTCTGGGTTCGAACCGATAGTGTGCGGCGAAGGCGAGCAGCGTCGGGTGGAAACGAATGGCGTCGCCCTGGCGTTCAAGGACGGCGCTCTTCAGGTTGTCGTAGAGGACGACCCTACCGAGGCCGCCCCAGCGCGTGAAGGCGCCGATATGGCCGCGCAGGAAGTTCTCCATACGCGCATCGAGGAAAAAGCGCAGATACAGTTCGCGCGAGTACGAGAGCACCATCACGAAGGCCATCAAGGGCCGGCGCGCACGGCCGATATGCAAGTGACCGAAGTGCCCCCAGTCGCATTGCATCTGTTCGCCGGGCAACGTGCGCAGCCGCAGGTACGCTTCGGCAGGCGGGCGTGGCCGGTGCAGAGAGATCAGATGTCGGAAGTGCGTGGGCCGGCCCTGATAGCCGCGCTCGCGCACCATGCCGTAAAGGCGGCTGGCGGTGAGCGTGGGATACTTCTCCAGCGTTTGGCGAATGAATGGCAGGTATGGCTCGATCATCGAAGGCCGCGGCGCCGGTCCATGACGCGGCAGACCAGCTTGTGCGAGCACCCGTTTGACGGTGCCGCGATGCACGTGCAATTGCTGCGCGATCGTGCCGCAGCGCCACTTCTCGACGTGGTAGAGCCGCAGGATATGGGCTTCGAGTTCAGCGTCAATCGTCACCTTTAGAGCCTCCTCGAACGGGCCAAGGCGCACGAATGGCGAACAGGCGCAGCCGCATCGATGGCAATGCGTTGTCGCCGGCGCCGATGCCGCGACACGACTGTGAGTGACAGCGGCGCGCATCGAGTCCGCTGGCAGTAGAGCACTGGGCCCCGTCGCAGGTGAACCGTGATGCGTCACTTTATTGTGTCGCGCTCGATAACGACGGGCGCGCTGCGCATGGGCAAGACGCCCGCGGCGAGAACTCTGGTAACGCTGAGCCGCTTCGCGCAAGCTCGCGCGCCGGGCCGCTTGCGCACAGCCGCCGGCGCAATAGATCTGGCCTCGATCGCAGCGGCGGCAAATGAACACCTGCGCCCGGCAGCGGGCGCACAGGAAGAAGCGGCCCGTGGGCAGCATCGGCGGTCCCCGTGGAACGCCGATGGCAGGTCGATATCGACAGGGTCCGCCCAGCCGTGGAATACTGCGGCTGCACGTGTCCCTGTGCTTGGCCCCGTGGCCCCGCACCTGTGTCCAGTGTGGCGCGACCCCGGGGTGAACTTGGCGGTTTGACCGGTGTCGCGCCGGTTGTTTCTTCGGCGGTGTGCCTTTCTACCGCAACCGATCCGCGCCGTCATCCCTCAACGCGCTTTGCGCGTCTGCACTCGCCCTACGGGCTCCCTCCGACGCGCAAAGCGTCAGGCATCCGCAGCGTCGCTACCCCGCAAACATCATCTTCCAAGCACGGCCACTTCAAACGCTCAATTCCAGAACGCCGTCGTTTAGTGTCGGATTTGGACCGGCGTTCACACATCTCGCGTCCGGCGAGAGCGATTTTCTGAACTTCACCGCGAACAACGCGAGATACGGTGGGCATAAAGAAGACCGGTACTCCTCTGATATCGTGCGACGGTTCTCACGCCAACACACGAATCAATAAGAGCCCGGCCTATGCAACGGATCGTACACGCTTTCCTTTCCCTCGAATAACATCTTCGCGCCGTCGTCTCCACACCTCAGTCGTACCGCCCCGATCGCCGCCCGCACTGCGGTTGCAGCTGCCTGTGGGGACATGGCTGCTACGACCGCAAGGCCGACCGCAGTGCCGACGGCCAGCTCAATCCGGTTTCGGTGCCGCGCTTCCGCTGTCCTTCATGTCGGCGCACCTGGTCGCGCCTGCCGCTATGCATTTGCCCGCGCCGTTGGTACGGCTGTGCGCCGCGACGGCACCGTCTCGTACGCCGGCCGCTACTTCGAGGTCCCCTACGAGCTCACCGGCCAGCACATCGTGCTCGTCGAGTGGTACGCGTGGAGAGCGAAACTGGCCAGCCACTGGGCGCCGCCACGCTGCTCGACGCCGTCGCCAACGTAAGCACCTCGCGAAGGCCGTTCGCAATGCGACGCGCACGTGAGGCATGATTGGGTATCGGTCGCTCGGGTTCGCCCGCTGGCAATCAGCCCGTGGAGGCAGGCGGGCAAGGCTTGCCTGGCAGCTTACTTGCCACGTTCCACGGTAGTAATTCGTCGATGCGGTTAATGGGGTGGTCAGCGATATGGGTCAGCACGTATTCGAGGTAAGCGCGCGGGTTGATCCCGTTCAGCTTGCACGTGCCGATCAGGCTGTACATCGCTGCAGCCCTCTGGCCCCCGCTATCGGAGCCGGCGAACAAGAAGTTCTTCCGACCCAGACTCACACATCGCAGCGCGTTTTCGGCCAGGGCATTGCTGATCTCGGCACGGCCCTCTTCGCAGTACAGCGCGAGGGCATCCCACTGGTTAAGCGAGTAACGGATCGCTTTGGCCAAATCGGATTTCTTCGACAGCGTCGCGAGTTTGTCCGTCATCCACGTCTTGATGGTTGCCAGCAGCGGCACACTTTTCTCCTGCCGCACGCGCAGCCGTTCAGCGGCGGGTTTGCCGCGGATGTGGGCCTCGATGCCGTAGAGTTCGCCGATCAGCTCGAGCACCTCCCGGGTCGCCTCGGTATCGGCGTCAACGGCACCGTCGACCTTGATCACCACTGCGCCGATCCGGATCTCGATCGTCCCCGCTCGCGCAGTCGGGTTGCCGACATCCCCTGCATCCGGTGGCATCGCCATGCGCGGCGCGTGTGTCTCATGCACCACCGCCACTGGAATCAGCGACATCGTTTCGGCCTGCAATTGCTCGCGATAGCGGCGCCGCCAGGTGAACAGCATGTTTGCATTGATGCCATTCTCGCGCGCCAGCTTTGCGACCGAGGCACCAGGCTCGCATGCCGCAGCGGCGAGTCGGCGTCGAAACTCGCGATCATAATTCGGGCGTCCCTTGCGGCTACCCGGCTTGGCTTCCGGCTCTGTCACAGTGATGTCCATCAAATCGAAAATGATGGGCACCACTTTGATGTCGGTTCTCGCCGTCGTCTACGACGGTCGTCGTGAGGTGCTTACATCCGACGGGAGTGGGCGTAAAAAACAAAACCCCCGCCTGGCTGGGCGGGGGTTCTGAGAGGGGGAGCCTGACGATTACCTACTTTCACACGGGCAATCCGCACTATCATCGGCGTAGAGTCGTTTCACGGTCCTGTTCGGGATGGGAAGGGGTGGGACCGACTCGCTATGGTCATCAGGCAAAGAGGGATGTCGCGGTGCATCGCAGCGCGACCAATCGGGAAGAAGCAGTAATGTTGGGTTGTGAGCTGTATCTCACACGTACGCGGTACTTCAACCGTCGTACGTCGAGTGCCTTGCACTCGACGCTCGATATCCGTAAGCGCTGAAGCGCTAACGGCTATCGAGACAGACTTGTTATAGGATCAAGCCTTACGGGCAATTAGTATCGGTTAGCTGAACGCATTACTGCGCTTACACACCCGACCTATCAACGTCCTGGTCTCGAACGACCCTTCAAGGGGATCAAGTCCCCGGGGAAGTCTCATCTTAAGGCGAGTTTCCCGCTTAGATGCTTTCAGCGGTTATCTCTTCCGAACATAGCTACCCGGCGATGCGACTGGCGTCACAACCGGTACACCAGAGGTTCGTCCACTCCGGTCCTCTCGTACTAGGAGCAGCCCCCTTCAAACTTCCAACGCCCACGGCAGATAGGGACCAAACTGTCTCACGACGTTTTAAACCCAGCTCACGTACCTCTTTAAATGGCGAACAGCCATACCCTTGGGACCGGCTACAGCCCCAGGATGAGATGAGCCGACATCGAGGTGCCAAACACCGCCGTCGATATGAACTCTTGGGCGGTATCAGCCTGTTATCCCCAGAGTACCTTTTATCCGTTGAGCGATGGCCCTTCCATACAGAACCACCGGATCACTATGACCTGCTTTCGCACCTGCTCGACTTGTCGGTCTCGCAGTTAAGCACGCTTATGCCATTGCACTATCAGCACGATTTCCGACCGTACCTAGCGTACCTTCGTACTCCTCCGTTACGCTTTGGGAGGAGACCGCCCCAGTCAAACTGCCTACCATGCACTGTCCCCGACCCGGATCACGGGCCAAGGTTAGAACCTCAAACAAACCAGGGTGGTATTTCAAGGACGGCTCCACCGAAACTAGCGTTCCGGTTTCATAGCCTCCCACCTATCCTACACAGATCGGTTCAAAGTCCAATGCAAAGCTACAGTAAAGGTTCATGGGGTCTTTCCGTCTAGCCGCGGGTAGATTGCATCATCACAAACACTTCAACTTCGCTGAGTCTCGGGAGGAGACAGTGTGGCCATCGTTACGCCATTCGTGCAGGTCGGAACTTACCCGACAAGGAATTTCGCTACCTTAGGACCGTTATAGTTACGGCCGCCGTTTACCGGGACTTCAATCAAGAGCTTGCACCCCATCATTTAATCTTCCGGCACCGGGCAGGCGTCACACCCTATACGTCCACTTTCGTGTTTGCAGAGTGCTGTGTTTTTATTAAACAGTCGCAGCCACCAGTTTATTGCAACCCCTTCACCCTTCCCCCGCAGGGGGGTCAAGCTACCAGGGCGTACCTTATCCCGAAGTTACGGTACCAATTTGCCGAGTTCCTTCTCCCGAGTTCTCTCAAGCGCCTTAGAATACTCATCTCGCCCACCTGTGTCGGTTTGCGGTACGGTCATTGTTAAACTGAAGCTTAGAGGCTTTTCTTGGAACCACTTCCAATTGCTTCGCTCCCTAAAGAGCTCGCGCCACACCCTTGAATTCCGCACCCGGATTTGCCTAAGTGCCTTCTCCAATGCAGCGACCGGGACTTCCAACACCCGGACAACCTTCCGCGATCCGTCCCCCCATCGCATTTAACAATGGTGCAGGAATATTGACCTGCTTCCCATCAGCTACGCATTTCTGCCTCGCCTTAGGGGCCGACTCACCCTACGCCGATGAACGTTGCGTAGGAAACCTTGGGCTTACGGCGAGGGGGCCTTTCACCCCCTTTATCGCTACTCATGTCAGCATTCGCACTTCCGATACCTCCAGCACGCTTTTCAACGCACCTTCGCAGGCTTACGGAACGCTCTCCTACCATGCGTGCAAGCACGCATCCGCAGCTTCGGTATATGGCTTAGCCCCGTTACATCTTCCGCGCAGGACGACTCGATCAGTGAGCTATTACGCTTTCTTTAAAGGGTGGCTGCTTCTAAGCCAACCTCCTGACTGTTTTAGCCTTCCCACTTCGTTTCCCACTTAGCCATATTTGGGGACCTTAGCTGGCGGTCTGGGTTGTTTCCCTCTTGACACCGGACGTTAGCACCCGATGTCTGTCTCCCGTGATTGCACTCTTCGGTATTCGGAGTTTGCTATG harbors:
- the istB gene encoding IS21-like element helper ATPase IstB; this translates as MSSLESLRTRAQELRLHGLLAHWPEVALQPWVAPLVQWEEDERARRSLERRIKESHLGGFKALCDFDWGWPSRCDRGAIEELMTLGFMKDAANVVLIGPNGVGKSTLAKNVAHQALVHGHTVLFTTAGNMLGELAALDSDSTLRRRLRRYAAPDVLVIDEVGYLSYSNRHADLLFELISRRYQNNSTIVTSNRPFAEWSEVFPNAACVVSLVDRLVHLAEVISIEGESYRLKEARERADKRARQRGPSKSAKGGESS
- the istA gene encoding IS21 family transposase: MTIDAELEAHILRLYHVEKWRCGTIAQQLHVHRGTVKRVLAQAGLPRHGPAPRPSMIEPYLPFIRQTLEKYPTLTASRLYGMVRERGYQGRPTHFRHLISLHRPRPPAEAYLRLRTLPGEQMQCDWGHFGHLHIGRARRPLMAFVMVLSYSRELYLRFFLDARMENFLRGHIGAFTRWGGLGRVVLYDNLKSAVLERQGDAIRFHPTLLAFAAHYRFEPRPVAIARGNEKGRVERAIRHVRDAFFAARQFADLDDLNAQAEHWCRTQAADRPCPEDRMISVRQAFAQEQPTLLALPENPYPVEETLAVKVGKTPYVRFDLNDYSIPHTHVRRTLTVRADLEQVRVLDGAEILARHARSYDRGAQIEEPVHIETLVGVKREARHHRGMDRLAKAAPASQDLLRRAAERNANLGTITAALLRLLERYGAAQLQAAIGDALQSGVPHPNAVRLALERRREALELPPPLAVCLPPHVRQKDTPVQPHRLDTYDQLAGGTDELA
- the tnpA gene encoding IS66-like element accessory protein TnpA; its protein translation is MDITVTEPEAKPGSRKGRPNYDREFRRRLAAAACEPGASVAKLARENGINANMLFTWRRRYREQLQAETMSLIPVAVVHETHAPRMAMPPDAGDVGNPTARAGTIEIRIGAVVIKVDGAVDADTEATREVLELIGELYGIEAHIRGKPAAERLRVRQEKSVPLLATIKTWMTDKLATLSKKSDLAKAIRYSLNQWDALALYCEEGRAEISNALAENALRCVSLGRKNFLFAGSDSGGQRAAAMYSLIGTCKLNGINPRAYLEYVLTHIADHPINRIDELLPWNVASKLPGKPCPPASTG